The proteins below are encoded in one region of Garra rufa chromosome 12, GarRuf1.0, whole genome shotgun sequence:
- the LOC141346740 gene encoding uncharacterized protein, giving the protein MRQSSAFFYVLNCCVLITLTDGFSFSNCTIYFPFEYSGLLKVLCNRMSYRKIPSPLPHNTVNLDISYNYIHRIVEGDFNRLSNLIILNISHNNITEIHPNALSDLPNLEEFNLSHNKIKTVSTKLLDGLVSLSQLRLDSNYLETIENQTFAALSNLRLVNLTNNKLKHISKLHALLQVPHLEELYLGKNGFKVFNSSDIPSPFFGLKKLDLSMNPLMVFRMTENIFPALEYLDLSSSFQSDSSDWFILDKAFLNTVKILNFSRNVIEEKQLGYIMQSFPSVTWMALDGLKEFKVEMLLQKACFPSLTGLHLEDNQLSVLTDRMFRPCAHLNQLHLRNNGVLRMYNSSFKHLANLTELRIQKNRLTQLNDTLQVLPNLQVLDLHLNSIEKIDCSDFANLTQLRHLYLHKNQIVTVKACVFKDLGNLEELILSSNHMLTVSGTFTHGPQNLQHLDLSNNKLSAIQNDSFKALDSLRTLHLSDNQILNIYPYAFAGLMHLADLHLASNKITERTLGNHAVFAGTPKLQSLDLSCNYISYESEQELQRQPFILLTELRVLKINSQRRGLNYIPSNFLKGLKNLRVFYAGNLNIENLHVDTFSHTPNLTYMDLTSNNLAIRNALTPRLFQPISGLNKITLGRTHLKSLDFLVDANLSSLTILRASTNDLQFINKSIIQSLPQLKVLDLQNNSFTCDCSNAWFIDWAVKNNETQVLYLNRYECRYPLSLSGKSLAAFNTESCNVNYDFICFIYSSSIVILTLVISFIYHFLKWQLVYAYYLFLAFLNDKKRKQTANHPDFQYDAFISYNVQEEPWVLEELVPKLEDQHGLRLCLHHRDFQPGKTIIDNIVDAIYNSRKTVCLITHNYLKSVWCSHEIQVASFRLFDEQKDVLVLVFLEDIPVHQLSPYYRMRKLVKKRTFLQRPKPGEDTRAFWQKLKMAIETKENMEDRPILSGKDKDDHF; this is encoded by the coding sequence ATGAGGCAAAGTTCTGCGTTTTTTTACGTTTTGAACTGTTGTGTCCTCATAACCCTGACCGATGGGTTTTCTTTCAGTAACTGCACGATTTATTTCCCTTTCGAATACTCTGGCCTTCTGAAGGTACTGTGCAACAGGATGAGCTACAGAAAAATACCTTCGCCGTTACCACACAACACCGTCAATCTAGATATTTCCTACAATTACATCCATCGGATCGTTGAAGGGGATTTCAACAGACTTTCAAATCTGATCATTTTAAACATATCTCACAACAATATAACTGAAATACACCCCAACGCATTGAGTGACCTACCAAACCTGGAAGAGTTCAACCTATCCCACAATAAAATCAAAACTGTGAGCACAAAACTGCTTGACGGTCTTGTAAGTCTCTCTCAGTTAAGACTCGACTCCAATTACCTAGAGACGATTGAAAACCAGACGTTTGCGGCACTTTCGAATTTGAGGCTTGTGAACCTTACCAATAACAAGTTAAAGCACATTTCCAAACTCCATGCTCTTCTTCAAGTGCCACATCTGGAGGAACTTTACTTGGGAAAGAACGGATTCAAAGTTTTCAACTCAAGCGACATCCCATCTCCATTCTTTGGTTTGAAAAAGTTGGATCTGTCGATGAATCCCTTGATGGTGTTTCGGATGACGGAAAACATCTTTCCTGCTCTTGAGTACTTGGATTTGTCATCCAGTTTCCAGAGTGATTCTTCCGACTGGTTTATTCTAGACAAGGCGTTCCTGAACACAGTTAAAATTCTCAACTTCAGTAGGAATGTCATTGAAGAGAAACAACTGGGTTATATAATGCAGAGTTTCCCATCTGTGACCTGGATGGCACTGGATGGTCTGAAAGAGTTCAAGGTGGAGATGCTTTTGCAGAAGGCATGTTTTCCTAGTCTGACGGGTCTCCACTTGGAAGATAACCAACTTTCTGTACTCACTGATCGCATGTTTAGACCATGCGCACATTTGAATCAGTTGCACCTAAGAAACAACGGAGTATTGAGAATGTATAACTCGTCATTTAAACATCTAGCCAACTTGACGGAGTTACGAATACAAAAGAACCGTCTGACCCAACTGAACGACACTCTTCAGGTTCTCCCCAACTTACAAGTCCTTGACCTTCATCTCAACAGCATTGAAAAGATTGACTGCTCTGATTTTGCCAACCTGACGCAGTTACGACATCTCTATTTGCACAAGAACCAAATTGTGACAGTCAAGGCGTGTGTATTTAAGGATTTAGGAAATCTCGAAGAGCTGATTTTGAGTAGCAATCATATGTTAACAGTCAGTGGTACCTTTACACACGGCCCTCAAAACTTACAACACCTGGATTTGAGTAACAATAAGTTGAGTGCCATCCAAAATGACTCTTTTAAAGCTTTGGATAGCCTTCGGACCTTGCATCTCTCAGATAACCAAATATTAAATATCTATCCATATGCTTTTGCAGGACTGATGCATTTAGCAGATTTGCATCTTGCATCGAACAAAATCACAGAAAGAACTCTAGGAAACCATGCTGTGTTCGCGGGCACGCCTAAGCTACAGAGTTTAGATCTGAGTTGCAATTACATCTCGTACGAGAGTGAACAGGAGCTACAACGCCAACCATTCATCCTGCTAACTGAACTAAGAGTTTTGAAGATTAATAGTCAACGGCGAGGCCTAAACTACATACCTTCAAACTTCTTGAAAGGTCTCAAAAACTTGCGAGTTTTTTATGCTGGGAATCTTAATATAGAGAATTTACATGTGGACACATTTAGTCACACTCCCAATCTTACTTACATGGATTTGACAAGTAATAATCTTGCGATCAGGAATGCTTTGACACCCAGGCTTTTCCAGCCAATATCAGGCCTTAATAAGATTACATTGGGTCGGACTCACCTTAAGTCCTTGGACTTCTTAGTGGACGCAAATCTCTCCAGTTTGACGATCCTACGAGCCAGTACCAATGACCTTCAATTTATAAACAAAAGCATCATCCAATCACTTCCTCAACTCAAAGTGCTTGACTTGCAAAACAACAGCTTCACTTGCGACTGCAGTAATGCTTGGTTCATCGACTGGGCTGTCAAAAACAATGAGACGCAGGTGCTTTACCTGAACAGGTACGAATGTCGCTATCCCCTCTCTTTAAGCGGAAAGAGTCTGGCGGCCTTCAACACTGAATCCTGCAACGTGAATTACGACTTCATCTGCTTTATCTACAGCTCCTCCATCGTCATTCTCACTCTAGTCATTTCATTTATCTACCACTTTCTAAAATGGCAGTTGGTCTATGCATACTACCTCTTTCTAGCTTTCCTCAATGACAAAAAGAGGAAGCAAACCGCAAATCATCCGGATTTCCAATACGATGCTTTCATTTCCTACAATGTTCAAGAGGAGCCATGGGTACTAGAGGAACTTGTGCCCAAACTTGAGGATCAACATGGTTTGAGATTGTGCCTTCATCATCGAGACTTCCAGCCAGGAAAGACCATTATTGACAACATTGTGGACGCAATATACAACAGCCGCAAAACCGTCTGTCTAATCACACACAACTACCTGAAGAGCGTCTGGTGTTCGCATGAGATCCAGGTGGCCAGCTTTAGactttttgatgaacagaaagacgttttggttttagtttttctcgaGGATATTCCTGTGCACCAACTTTCGCCGTATTACCGAATGCGGAAGCTGGTGAAGAAACGGACGTTTTTACAGCGCCCCAAACCTGGAGAAGATACTCGAGCATTCTGGCAGAAACTTAAAATGGCCATCGAGACTAAAGAGAACATGGAGGACAGACCGATTCTTTCTGGAAAAGACAAAGATGATCATTTCTAA